A genome region from Nicotiana tabacum cultivar K326 chromosome 13, ASM71507v2, whole genome shotgun sequence includes the following:
- the LOC107805125 gene encoding uncharacterized protein LOC107805125 yields the protein MILTSEKVVGNVGEQWKEVRDNRVKNRAKQSQEQEKTCKVIVPVDGTVQQVQTTNNFAILEIEEGDKEDNNQLVLVEISNVDRSHKVSPRVTKNGTPRSAIKLNPKASVFNPNDKGIETVCQLQKESTTQWVSRNFGGGLVSTNRSCQQIPSQTVDTAKSIALLMEEVKQQASGGKLWSEQIEEDSEEGEIPDAMEDDDISTKYEVEEKQGVNEKAKEHISNKQIQCEEGSIASRYCDPNLMQNPNQTTCTRHSIDQVGSVDPGETNGVETMLRNESEAENNTTLTHTNDELGGTSNIMQKDQMVSSTETQETAGKEKGCETLIPKHVRTELGTQVNTKEYVGILGTDGKDLDDESTTQNFLNIARQGDISPRQMEKGKLAGRGRKK from the coding sequence ATGATTCTCACAAGTGAAAAAGTAGTAGGAAATGTAGGTGAACAATGGAAGGAAGTTCGAGATAATCGAGTGAAGAACAGAGCCAAGCAAAGTCAGGAACAAGAAAAAACTTGCAAAGTAATCGTTCCAGTTGATGGTACAGTTCAACAAGTTCAAACAACTAACAACTTTGCTATTCTTGAGATAGAAGAAGGAGATAAGGAAGATAATAACCAGCTGGTCTTGGTGGAAATTAGTAATGTTGATCGCAGTCATAAGGTATCTCCTAGGGTGACTAAGAATGGTACTCCAAGATCAGCTATCAAACTAAATCCTAAGGCATCTGTTTTTAATCCTAATGACAAAGGGATTGAGACTGTTTGTCAATTACAAAAGGAATCTACTACACAATGGGTGAGTAGGAATTTTGGAGGTGGTTTAGTTTCTACCAATCGTTCTTGCCAGCAAATTCCATCGCAAACAGTTGACACAGCAAAGTCCATTGCATTGCTTATGGAAGAAGTGAAACAACAGGCAAGTGGGGGGAAATTATGGAGTGAACAAATTGAGGAGGATTCTGAGGAAGGTGAAATACCTGATGCAATGGAAGATGACGATATATCCACTAAATATGAGGTAGAAGAAAAACAAGGTGTTAATGAGAAGGCCAAGGAACATATCAGTAACAAACAAATTCAGTGTGAAGAAGGCAGCATTGCAAGTAGATATTGTGATCCTAATTTGATGCAGAACCCTAACCAAACAACATGTACAAGACATTCAATTGATCAGGTGGGCTCAGTGGATCCAGGAGAAACTAATGGAGTTGAAACAATGTTGAGAAATGAGTCTGAAGCTGAAAACAATACAACTTTGACACATACAAATGATGAGCTAGGGGGGACAAGTAATATAATGCAGAAGGATCAGATGGTAAGCTCTACTGAAACTCAAGAAACTGCTGGAAAGGAGAAGGGATGTGAAACTCTAATTCCTAAACATGTGAGAACCGAGCTTGGAACTCAAGTAAACACCAAGGAATATGTGGGGATTTTGGGCACAGATGGTAAGGATCTGGATGACGAATCCACAACACAAAACTTCCTCAACATAGCTAGGCAAGGAGATATATCTCCAAGGCAAATGGAGAAAGGGAAATTAGCTGGCCGTGGAAGGAAAAAGTAA